A single Vulpes lagopus strain Blue_001 chromosome 3, ASM1834538v1, whole genome shotgun sequence DNA region contains:
- the LOC121487456 gene encoding mesoderm-specific transcript homolog protein-like, translated as MREWWMQVGLLAVPLLAAYLHIPPPQLSPALRSWKSSGKFFTYKGLRIFYQDSVGVVGSPEIVVLLHGFPTSSYDWYKIWEGLTLRFHRVIALDFLGFGFSDKPRPHHYSIFEQASIVEALLRQLGLHNRRVNLLSHDYGDIVAQELLYRFKQNQSGRLTRKSLCLSNGGIFPETHRPLLLQKLLKDRGMLSPILTRLMNFFVFSRGLTPVFGPCTRPSESERWDMWAGIRNNDGNLVIDSLLQYINQRKKFRRRWVGALASVTIPIHFIYGPLDPVNPYPEFLELYRKTLPRSTVSILDDHISHYPQLEDPMGFLNAYMGFINSF; from the coding sequence ATGAGGGAGTGGTGGATGCAGGTGGGGCTGTTAGCTGTGCCCCTGCTGGCGGCCTATCTGCACATCCCACCACCCCAGCTTTCTCCTGCTCTTCGCTCATGGAAATCATCGGGCAAATTTTTCACCTACAAGGGACTGCGCATCTTCTACCAAGACTCTGTGGGTGTGGTTGGAAGTCCTGAGATAGTTGTGCTTTTACATGGCTTTCCAACATCCAGCTATGACTGGTACAAGATTTGGGAAGGTCTGACCCTGAGGTTTCATCGAGTGATTGCCCTTGATTTCTTGGGCTTTGGCTTCAGTGACAAACCAAGACCACACCACTACTCCATATTCGAGCAGGCCAGCATTGTGGAAGCACTTCTGCGACAGCTGGGGCTCCATAACCGGAGGGTCAACCTTTTATCTCATGACTATGGGGACATCGTGGCTCAGGAGCTGCTCTACAGGTTCAAGCAGAATCAATCCGGCCGGCTTACCAGAAAGAGTCTCTGTCTGTCAAATGGAGGTATATTTCCTGAGACTCACCGTCCTCTCCTTCTCCAAAAGCTTCTCAAAGATAGAGGCATGTTGTCACCCATCCTCACTCGATTGATGAACTTCTTTGTATTCTCCCGAGGTCTCACCCCAGTCTTTGGGCCGTGCACCCGCCCCTCTGAGAGTGAGCGGTGGGACATGTGGGCAGGGATTCGCAACAACGATGGGAACTTAGTTATCGACAGTCTCTTACAGTACATCAACCAGAGGAAGAAGTTTAGAAGACGCTGGGTGGGAGCTCTTGCTTCTGTAACTATTCCCATTCATTTTATCTATGGGCCACTGGATCCTGTAAATCCCTATCCAGAGTTTTTGGAGCTGTACAGGAAAACGCTGCCGCGGTCCACAGTGTCGATTCTGGATGACCACATTAGCCACTATCCACAGCTAGAGGATCCCATGGGCTTCTTGAATGCATATATGGGCTTCATCAACTCCTTCTGA